The Alphaproteobacteria bacterium sequence CGACCCGCAGCCGGCGCACCGCATTCCCGGCTGGTTCGGCACCGGCGATGTCTGCGCCATCGACCATGACGGCTATATCTGGATCACCGACCGGATCAAGGACGTGATCAAGTCGGGCGGCGAATGGATTTCCTCCATCGACCTGGAGAATATCGCCGTCGGTCATCCGAAAGTGGCCGAGGCCGCCGTCATCGGCATCTTCCACCCGCGCTGGGACGAGCGGCCGCTGCTCTGCGTCGTGCTGCAACCGGGCGAGACGATGACCAAGGACGAAATGCTGGCCTGGTTCGACGGCAAGATCGCCAAATGGTGGACGCCGGACGACGTCGCCTTCGTCGACGATCTGCCGCACACGGCGACGGGCAAGCTCTCCAAGCTGCAACTGCGCGACCGGTTCAAGGACTACACCCTGCCGACGGCGGGGTGAGGGGGCCGCGGGGGCGGGCGGATCAGCCGCCCCGCAAGCCCCGCTCGGGCAGGTGGATGGTGGAGCCGCGGAATTTGTTCCAGTTGCGGACGTCCAGGTTCAGGAACAGCGGCGGCTCCACGAAGCTTGCGGTGAAGCCGGACCGGGTGAAACGGTAGCGCATATAGCCGAGGCGGGCGGCCCCCGGCAGCTTGCGACCGCCCATCAGAAAGGCGGTGGCCGGCGCCCAGATCAGGCGGGTCGGGCCGACGCGCAGGCGGCGGTAGCGGTGCAGGTGGCCGCTGCCGACCAGGGCCACGCCATGGCGTTCGCAGAGCGACAGCAGGCGGGTACGGCCCTCCGGGAACAGGGCGGTGAGATGGCGGCCCCGGTCGGTCGGCTCGCGCACGAACAGGGGCTTGTGCACCCAGAGCGCCAGGCGGCGGTCGCCCGCATCCGCCAGCGTCTGTTCCAGGAACGCCCATTGCGCGGGCTCGCTCGGCAGGCCGCTGTCGATGAGCTGGGCGTTCAGGCCGACGAAGCGCCAGCCCGCCAGATCCTCCGCCCACCAGTCGGCGTCGATATGGCGGTGGAAGGTGGCGCGTAGCGGCTCGGTCAGCGGGTGGTTGTTGCGTTCGTCCGGTGGGGTGTCGCCGGCGTCGTGGTTGCCGGGGATGGCGCGCCATCGCACCGGCAGCCGGTCCAACTGTTCGCGGGCATAGGCGAACTCCCAGTCCCGGTCCGGCCCGTTGACGCAGACATCGCCGGTGACGAAGACGAAGTCCGGCGGATCGGCCTGCATTTCGTCGACGAACACGTCCCAGTTGTCCTGGAACCAGGCATGGGTCGGCGACAGGTGGATGTCAGACACCTGGACGATGTCGAGCATGGGGGAGGTGTCTCCGAGACGGGGGGCGGGTCAGGCTTTGGCGGCGGCGTTCTGTTCGGCTTCCAGCACGGCCTGGGCCGCGCTGGCGCCCTCGTCGCTGCCATGCTCGCCCTCCACCTGGATGCGGCGGCGGGCGAACTGGATGCCGTTTTCCATGAACAGGCGCTGGATGTTGAGATTGGCATAGCGGCGCAACAGGAATTGCTGGCGCGGCTTGCAGGTGAACTTGGTCCGCACCACCATGCCCGCCTCTTCGATCCGCGTGACGCCCTGGCATTTCAGCGGGTCGATGAAAAGGTGGCCATAGTCAGGGTGTTCCAGCATCTGCTGGCCCAGCTTCTTGATCATCTTGCGCACCTTTTCGATGTCGGTCTCGAACGGCAGCAGGAAGTCCTGTTTGTAGATCACCCAGTCGCGGCTGTAATTGGTGATGTGGCGCAATTCGCCGAACGGGATGGTCTGGACCATGCCGCGATGGTGGCGCAGTTGCATGGAGCGGATCGAGATTTTCTCGACCTCGCCGCGCAGATTGTCGATCTCCACATATTCGCCGACGCGGAAGGCATCGTCGATCAGGAAGAAAATGCCGCTGACCACGTCACGCACCAGCGCCTGCGCGCCGAAGCCGATGGCGATGCCGACGACACC is a genomic window containing:
- a CDS encoding metallophosphoesterase; amino-acid sequence: MLDIVQVSDIHLSPTHAWFQDNWDVFVDEMQADPPDFVFVTGDVCVNGPDRDWEFAYAREQLDRLPVRWRAIPGNHDAGDTPPDERNNHPLTEPLRATFHRHIDADWWAEDLAGWRFVGLNAQLIDSGLPSEPAQWAFLEQTLADAGDRRLALWVHKPLFVREPTDRGRHLTALFPEGRTRLLSLCERHGVALVGSGHLHRYRRLRVGPTRLIWAPATAFLMGGRKLPGAARLGYMRYRFTRSGFTASFVEPPLFLNLDVRNWNKFRGSTIHLPERGLRGG